The genomic region ATGTCGACGTTGTCGGCATCCTCGCCAGGGAATTCGCCGAAGAGCACATCAAGAATATCCGGATGGACCGGCTGCTCGAACTGCCGAACGTTGCGCCGCCGATGAACCCGTCGACGGTCTACATCACGGTGGTCGACAAGGATCGCAACGTCTGCTCGTTCATCAATTCGATCGCGCATTCGTTCGGCTCGGCGATCGTCTCCAACAAGACCGGCGTCCTGCTGCAGAACCGCGCCGGCGGCTTCCGCATCCAGCCCGGACATCCGAATTGCATCGCACCGGGCAAGCGTCCGCTGCACACCATCATCCCGGCGCTGGCCACCAGGAACGGCCGTGCGGTGATGCCGTACGGCGTGATGGGCGGTCAGTACCAGCCGGTCGGCCAGACCCGTGTGCTGACCAACATGCTCGACTATGGCTGCGACATTCAGGAAGCCATCGATATGCCGCGCGGCCTGCACTACGAAGGCGTCTACCAGCTCGAGGACAGCGTGCCGGCGGAGATCGTCGAAGGCCTGAAGAAGATCGGTCACAAGACCACCAGCGTGGTCGCGCCGCTCGGCGGCGGGCAGGGTATCTGGATCGATTGGGACAAGGGGACGCTGACCGGCGGCTCCGACCCGCGCAAGGACGGCTGCGCGCTCGGCTACTGATTGGATCGAGATCAATCAAGGAAGGACGTCCAGAATGCAATCTTCACGACGCACGATCATCACGACTGCGTTCGCCGGCCTTGCGGCGGCAGTCTCCACATCCGTTGCTGGCAGGACGGCAGCGGCCCAAACTGCAGGAAAGCCCATGACCACAGCTTCAGGCCTCCAGATCATCGACAGCAAGGTCGGCACCGGCGCCTCGCCGAAGACCGGCCAGACCTGCGTCATGCACTATACCGGCTGGCTCTACGAGAACGGCCAGAAGGGCAAGAAATTCGACTCCTCGGTCGATCGCAATGAGCCGTTCGAGTTTCCGATCGGCCAGGGTCACGTGATCAAGGGCTGGGACGAGGGCGTCGCCAGCATGAAGGTCGGCGGCAAGCGCACCCTGATCATCCCGCCGAACCTCGGCTACGGCGCGCGCGGCGCCGGCGGCGTGATCCCGCCGAACGCCACGCTGATGTTCGACGTCGAACTGCTTGGCGTCAAATAAGCTGATGGGCGTCAGGTAACCGGCCCATAACAACAGGGGCGCAGCGATGAAGATTTCGATCCTCGACGATTATTTCGACACGCTGCGCACCCTCGATTGCTATCGCAAGCTCGACGGGTATGACGTCAAGATCTGGAACGATCATGTCCAGGACGTCGATGCACTCGCCGAACGGCTGCGCGATACCGACGCGCTGGTCCTGATCCGCGAGCGAACCCAGATCCGCACGCCGCTGCTCGAACGTCTGCCGAAGCTGAAGCTGATCAGCCAGCGCAGCGTCTATCCGCATATCGACATCGACACCTGCACGCGGCTCGGCATCATCGTGTCGTCGAGCCAGCATGCCGATACGCCGTCCTACGCCACTGCCGAGTTCACCTGGGGCATGATCCTCGCCGCGATGCGCGCGATCCCGCAACAGATGGCGGCGCTGAAGGCGGGCAAGTGGCAGATCGGCGTCGGTCATACGCTGCGCGGCAAGACGCTCGGCATCTATGGCTACGGCCGCATCGGCGCGGTGGTCGCGGGCTATGGCAAGGCGTTCGGCATGAACGTGCTGGTCTGGGCGCGCGAGCCGGCGATGGCGAAGGCGCGCGCCGACGGCTATGAGACATCAGCCAGCAAGGCGGATTTCTTTGCCCGCTGCGACGTGCTGTCGCTGCATATGCGGCTGGTGGACGCGACGCGCGGCATCGTCAAGGCGGAAGACCTCGCGCGGATGAAACAGACCGCGCTGATCGTCAACACCAGCCGCGCGCCGCTGATCGAGCCCGGCGCGCTGGTCAACGCGCTGCGTGCCGGCCGGCCCGGGATGGCCGCGATCGACGTCTACGAGAAGGAGCCGCTGCGCGACCCGGCGGACCCGCTGCTCAACATGGACAATGTGGTCTGCACGCCGCATCTCGGCTACGTCTCGCGCGACGAGTACGAGATCCAGTTCACCGACATCTTCGATCAGATATTGGCTTACACGGCCGGTACGCCGACCAACGTCGTCAATCCGGATGTGCTGGCACATCCGGATGTGCTGGCGCATGCGCGCCCGCGCGGCTGACCAGCATCGCTCATGCTCGAACGGCCGGCTCGATGGGGCGGCCGCGTCATCTCCCGTTCAGCGAGGCCAGTGAGCCGCTGCGGTCACCCTGCCGACGATCCTCTTGATGCCGCCGAGTGCCTTCTGTCCCTTGCCCTTGGCTTCCAGGATCGCGCCTCTGCCCTGCATCGCCGGAGAGCCGGTGACCTTGCCAAGACGCCGCTTGAACCTGCCGATCGCCTCGTTGGCCGTGCCCTTGATCCTATCGGTCGTGCTACCCATGAAATTACTCCTTCGGAATACGCTGAGGCAACGCGCCGGAACATGGCGATGTTCCGATTTGGCGATGTTCCGATTTTGCGCTCGCTTGCGGGAGCGCTTTTCGGTAGCGTTCCACGCACGAAACCTGACCAACGAAAGCAAGAACGATGAGCGGTTCCCACGATCACACCCATTCCCACGATCATCACCATCACGACGATGAGCGCTGGAAGCACGACGGCGTCCGCGTGATTCCCGGCAACCAGCTCGATCCGAATGTGCCGTCGACCGCCGGCATGGACCGCAAGGCCGCGATCAATTTTGCCCGGGTCGGCGCGCAGAAATTGTGGGCAGGCACCGTCAGCATCAAGCCGGACGCCAAGACCGGCGCGCATCATCACGGCCATCTCGAAAGCATCATCTATGTCGTGAAGGGCAAGGCGCGGATGCGCTGGGGCGAGAAGCTGCAATTCACCGCCGAAGCCGGTCCCGGCGATTTCATCTTCGTGCCGCCCTACGTTCCGCACCAGGAGATCAACGCCAGTCCCGACGAAGTGCTGGAATGCGTGCTGGTGCGCTCCGACGGCGAGGCGGTGGCGATCAACCTCGACATCGAGCCGGTCGAGAAGCCGGAGAACGTGCTGTGGGTCGACCCGGTGCACCGGCATCCCGACGAGAAGAAATAACGTCGCGGCCTGGCCGCGACGAAACATAATAACAAAAGCAGGGAGGCCAGCATGACGCTCGTTCGCTACGAGAGCGCCGACCACGTTGCGACCATCACGATGGACCGTCGCGAGAAGCACAACGCGCTCAACAACGCGCTGTGCAGCGAATTGCGCGATGCCTGGCAGCGCTTCCGCGACAGCGAGGATCGCGTCGCGGTGCTGGCCTCCGCGGAGGAGAAGTATTTTTCCGTCGGTGCCGATGTAGCCGATCTTCCCGTCAATATGTGGCACGCGGTGCCCGGCCTCGGCGTCGAGCTCGACAAGCCGGTCATCGCGGCGACGTCCGGCTGGGTCGTGGGTGGCGCCTTTGTGCTGGTCCAGATGGCCGATCTATGCGTGGCGTCGGAGACGACGCGTTTC from Bradyrhizobium elkanii USDA 76 harbors:
- a CDS encoding FKBP-type peptidyl-prolyl cis-trans isomerase; the protein is MQSSRRTIITTAFAGLAAAVSTSVAGRTAAAQTAGKPMTTASGLQIIDSKVGTGASPKTGQTCVMHYTGWLYENGQKGKKFDSSVDRNEPFEFPIGQGHVIKGWDEGVASMKVGGKRTLIIPPNLGYGARGAGGVIPPNATLMFDVELLGVK
- a CDS encoding D-2-hydroxyacid dehydrogenase family protein, which translates into the protein MKISILDDYFDTLRTLDCYRKLDGYDVKIWNDHVQDVDALAERLRDTDALVLIRERTQIRTPLLERLPKLKLISQRSVYPHIDIDTCTRLGIIVSSSQHADTPSYATAEFTWGMILAAMRAIPQQMAALKAGKWQIGVGHTLRGKTLGIYGYGRIGAVVAGYGKAFGMNVLVWAREPAMAKARADGYETSASKADFFARCDVLSLHMRLVDATRGIVKAEDLARMKQTALIVNTSRAPLIEPGALVNALRAGRPGMAAIDVYEKEPLRDPADPLLNMDNVVCTPHLGYVSRDEYEIQFTDIFDQILAYTAGTPTNVVNPDVLAHPDVLAHARPRG
- a CDS encoding CsbD family protein, translating into MGSTTDRIKGTANEAIGRFKRRLGKVTGSPAMQGRGAILEAKGKGQKALGGIKRIVGRVTAAAHWPR
- a CDS encoding cupin domain-containing protein; the protein is MSGSHDHTHSHDHHHHDDERWKHDGVRVIPGNQLDPNVPSTAGMDRKAAINFARVGAQKLWAGTVSIKPDAKTGAHHHGHLESIIYVVKGKARMRWGEKLQFTAEAGPGDFIFVPPYVPHQEINASPDEVLECVLVRSDGEAVAINLDIEPVEKPENVLWVDPVHRHPDEKK